The Brevundimonas sp. SORGH_AS_0993 genome segment CGCGTTAGTCAGACGCAACAAACGCTCCGGTCAACAGACCAGGAGCGTGGCGCCCTTCGCGGGAAGGCGCCCTTATACAGATGATTCACCGGGCGTCAACGTCTCAGACGCTCAGCGCGGCGGACGACCGAAATCGACCCCAACCGTCACCTGCTGGCCCTCCACAGGACGACCGTTCTCGATGGGCGGCTGGAACCGGAACAGGCCGGACACCGCCAGCCCCGCCTCGCCGAAGCCCAGACCCGCCGGCGTCTCTCGTATCACGCGGCAGCCATCCAGGCGGGTGTCCAGCCGGATCCGGCACGACAGTTCGACCCGGCCATAGCGGCTGCGGGCGCCGGGTGGATGGCTGGCGCGGACCTGGCCCATCGTCGGGCCGGTGATCAGGCGTGGTCCGCTGGAGCCGCTGCCGGGACCGTCGCCCGCGCCGACGCCCGCGCCCTGGCCCGCCCCCTGGCCGCCCTGGCCGAAACCGGGCTGGGGCGACGGGGCCGGCGCGACACCCACGATGGGGGCGGGCGTCGGCGCGGGCTTGGGCGGCGCGGGAACTTCGCGCGGCTGCTGAACCTGGGGCGGCGGCGGAATGTTGATCTTGGAGGCCGCGGCCGGAGCGCCGCCGCCGCTGACGAGAGCCGGCGGCTGCTGAATCGGCGGCGGCGGATCGTACAGG includes the following:
- a CDS encoding energy transducer TonB, producing MSETAPADTARNLRRWRAPAIFVGVAAVEIGLFVLLGQVKGRAPEVAVVEDRPFEVVLYDPPPPIQQPPALVSGGGAPAAASKINIPPPPQVQQPREVPAPPKPAPTPAPIVGVAPAPSPQPGFGQGGQGAGQGAGVGAGDGPGSGSSGPRLITGPTMGQVRASHPPGARSRYGRVELSCRIRLDTRLDGCRVIRETPAGLGFGEAGLAVSGLFRFQPPIENGRPVEGQQVTVGVDFGRPPR